In the genome of Monodelphis domestica isolate mMonDom1 chromosome 2, mMonDom1.pri, whole genome shotgun sequence, one region contains:
- the LOC100019267 gene encoding protein S100-A15A-like: protein MPDTPIEDSIFHIIHCYHLYAAREGDVDTLSLDELNALLTENTPRFMKGLGRTQPEYLKQLFEVADKNKDNQISFDEFIYIVGKLMKDYHLQYHRQLCAHYCQANGLY from the exons ATGCCTGACACCCCGATAGAAGACTCTATCTTCCATATCATCCATTGCTACCACCTTTATGCTGCCAGGGAGGGAGATGTGGACACCTTGAGCCTGGATGAGCTCAATGCTCTGCTCACAGAAAACACGCCTCGATTCATGAAGGGTCTG GGCCGGACTCAGCCCGAGTATTTGAAGCAGCTGTTCGAAGTGGCCGACAAGAACAAAGACAACCAGATCTCCTTTGATGAATTTATCTACATCGTGGGAAAGTTGATGAAGGATTACCACCTGCAGTACCACCGGCAGCTCTGCGCCCACTACTGCCAGGCAAATGGCCTCTACTGA
- the S100A8 gene encoding protein S100-A8 yields the protein MATKLECAINCLVEVFHKYSLTGGHPHALSREQFGKLLEKECSEFTKKSKKTVPEFMKELDINQDGFINFEEFLILTLKMVIEHHEDSHKE from the exons ATGGCGACGAAATTGGAATGTGCCATCAACTGTCTGGTGGAAGTCTTCCACAAGTATTCCTTGACGGGAGGTCATCCCCACGCGCTGTCCCGGGAGCAGTTTGGAAAACTATTAGAGAAAGAATGTTCAGAGTTTACGAAG AAGTCAAAGAAAACCGTGCCAGAGTTTATGAAAGAGTTGGACATCAACCAAGATGGTTTCATCAACTTTGAGGAATTCCTCATCTTGACACTCAAAATGGTTATTGAACACCATGAGGATTCACATAAAGAGTAG